Sequence from the Bremerella volcania genome:
GTGGTCAGCTCTTCGTTGGAAAGGGATCGATAGGGGGCAAAATCGAAGGATCCCAGGGAAACGGTCGACATGATGGTTCTCGCAGGTGCCAGGCGTCCGCCAGCAGGCGGTTGGCTGGGGTATTGAGGGCCACAAAGGGCCTGAAACTACCGCTTATTATAGACATCGACCCTGAGCTAACCCACCCACGCTAAGCCCCAGTGAGACCTTATATTACGGCCAAGTTCGACCTAATCCGGTCGGATCAGCCGAACTGACCTACCGTAAGTAGGGCTATTTTCTTAGGTTAGGGGCAACTGCAGAGGTAGCGGTATCAGCTGAAAACCGTCCTTCTGCAGCCGGTTGTGAACTTGTGAGGGTGAGATTAGCTGGGTATACTGCTAAGCTTTAATTTCCCATCGCTAGGTCCTTAAGTGCTTACGAAAAATCGTGTCGCTAGTGAGCTGAGATGAAGTTCAGTCTGATCGATCAAATCTCGGAGATTCATCCCGGCGAACGAATTTCGGCGATTAAGTGTTTAAGCTTGGCCGAAGAGTACCTCCAGGATCACTTTCCGCGGTTTCCGGTCATGCCCGGCGTGTTGATGTTGGAAGCGATGACTCAGACCGGGGCCTGGTTGGTTCGCGTGACGAACAACTTCAGCCACAGCCTGACCGTGCTGAAAGAAGCACGCAACGTGAAGTACGGCAACTTTGTCGAACCTGGCGAGATGCTGATCGTCAAAGCGGAACTGGTCAAGATGGATGGCAATTTGGCTTCGCTTAAGGTTTCCGGCGAATTGGCGGGAAACGTCGCGGTTAGTTCGCGCATCGTATTGGAAAGCTATAACTCTTCCGGTACCGACGAGCCCAACATCACCGATCAAAATGCGATTCGGCAACTAAAACAACAATACGAACTGCTCTATCGTCAACACTCGGCGGTTTAGGCAGTCCACTGGGTCGCTCGTGCGGCCACATAGCCCCATGTCGGGCAAATTTTCAAGCAATCAATTAGCCAGTCTTTTCCCAGTCGGAGAGCAAGAAATTATGGCACCCTCGGATGACGAAGTTTTTGAAAAGGTCCGCGAAGCCTTGGTAGACGCGTTGGGCGTTGACGAGGAAGAAGTGGTACCAGAGGCCACCATGGTCGGCGATCTGGGTGCCGAGTCGATTGACTTCCTGGATATCGTGTTCCGCCTGGAGAAAGCGTTCGGAATCACCATTCCGCGTGACGAACTGTTCCCGGAAGACATTCTAACCAACGCCGAGTACGTCCAAGGCGGCAAGGTCACCGACGAAGGTCTGGCCGAACTGAAGAAGCGCATGCCATTTGCCGATCTCAGCAAGTTTGAAGCGAACCCAGTCGTGTCGGACTTCGGCAACCTGCTGACCGTCAACGATATGTGCAGCTACGTCAAGTCGAAGCTGGCCTAAGTAACCGAGTTCCTTCCCATTCCCTCTCTCTCAAAGCGAGAGAGGAGAACGCGTAGGGACGATTCGCGTCGCGTGCTTCCAGGATACGAAGTACGCGAAGAAACCAAGCCGAATCCATCGGCATCAGCGGGATCGAGTTGCGGAGCAAATTTGTCGTTGCCCCCTCGCCCCAGCCCTCTTCCTAACGTGTTGAGGGGATAAGAAAGAAGCCTGAGGGACGGTCGGGATGCGTTGGTTTTGGATCGACAAGTTCATTGAGTTTAAAAGTGGCGAGTCGGCCAAAGCGGTGAAGTGCGTCTCGTTGGCCGAAGACCATCTCCATGATCACTTTCGCTACCTGCCGGTCATGCCGCATTCGCTGGTGATCGAAGGGATTGCTCAGACCGGCGGTTTGCTTGCCGGCGAAGTTTACGACTTCCGCGAACGTGTCGTTCTGGCCAAAGTAGCCAAGGCCATCTTTCATGGCACGGCTCATCCTGGTGATCAGTTGACCTATACGGCGACGATGAACGACATCCGCGAGAACGGAGCGTACGTCTCGGCGACCAGTCACATCGGCGATCAGTTGCACGCTGAGGTCGAATTGTTTTTCGCCCACCTCAACGACAAAGACCAGCAGCGCGAGCTGTTCTTCCCGGCCGACCTGCTATCAATGCTACGCTTGCTTGGCCTTTATGAAGTCGGTCTGGCCAAAGATGGTTCCCCGCTTCAACCACCCGATTACATGATTCAAGCGGAAATCGAACTAACGAAAACCCCCTCGATTTCGTAGCCAGCAAAGCCCAAAGCTGGTGCAATCGCTGGCAGCTTGACGAAACCTTCGCAAGCTGCGACGCGACCCAGCCGATATAGCGAACTACAATAAGTGTGTGAGCCAGGCCGTACGAGTTCTGGACGCCCCTAATGCCTTCGGCGCGGAGAGAATCTTCTATGACTAGGCGAGTCGTTGTCACCGGTGTCGGCATGGTGAATCCCATGGGACACGATGTGGAAACGGTCTGGAAAGGCTTGAAAGAGGGCGCTTCCGGCGTTGGCTACACCACCATCTTTGACGCCTCGAACTTCCCCACCAAGATCTCGGCGGAAGTCAAGAATTGGGACGTGACCAAGTGCGGTGAGAAGATCGCCGACTGGGAAAAAGCTGGTCGTCATACGCGCTTCGCCGTAGGTGCCGCCAAGCAGGCCGTGGAATCTTCCGGCGTCCTGGACAGCATCAAGGATCCGACCCGCTTTGGCGTCTACTTGGGATGTGGCGAAGGGGATCAGGATTTTCACACCTTCACCAACATGGTGGTCGCCGCGATCAGCAGCGGCAATGGCGACTGGGACAAGTCGGCATTCATCACCAAGGGCCTGGCCACGCTCGACTCGCAGCGCGAGATGGAACAAGACCCCAGCATGCCTTGTGGTCACCTGGCATCGTTGTTCAACGCCCAAGGGCCTAACCTGAACTGCTTGACTGCCTGTGCCGCTTCAAGCCAGGCCATTGGCGAAGCGCGTGAACTGATCAAGCGTGGTACGTGCGACGTGATGCTCTCAGGCGGAGCACACTCGATGATCCATCCTTTTGGCGTCACCGGTTTCAACTTGCTGACCGCCCTGTCGACCCGCAACGACGAGCCCACCAAGGCATCGCGCCCTTTCGATCGAGAACGCGACGGCTTCGTGCTGGGCGAAGGAGCCTCGATGGTCGTGCTCGAAGAACTCGAACATGCCAAGGCCCGCGGCGCGACGATCTTTGGCGAGATCATTGGCTACGGCACCACGGCCGATGCGTTCCGCATTACCGACACCCATCCGGAAGGACGCGGGGGTATCGCCTGCATGAAGATGGCGATGGAAGACGCCGGTATCGGTCCAGAACAGGTCAACTACGTCAACGCCCACGGCACCAGCACCACGGTGAACGACAAGGTCGAAACGCTGTGCTGCAAGGAAGCGTTTGGCGAAGAGTGGGCCAAGAAGATCCCGGTCTCCAGTACCAAGAGCATGATGGGGCATTTGATTGCCGCAGCTGGCGTGACCGAAGCGATCGTCTGCATGTTGGCCATTCGTGACAACGTCCTTCCGCCAACGATCAACTACGAGAATCCAGACGACAACTGCGATCTCGATTATGTGCCCAATGTGGCCCGCGAGGCGAAGGTCGATATCGCCCTGAACAACAGTTTTGGGTTCGGCGGCCAAAACATCACGCTCGCCCTTAGTCGTTTCAAAGACTAAGTCAACGAAGCCCATTCACTTCAAGCCGCGATCCACCCAGTGGACTCGCGGCTTTTTTGTGTCGATGCGTCCCAAATTTTTGGGCAGAAGCGGACTGCTAAAATGGCGATGCAGTTTATCCGCATTGCCCGTCTTGTAGGTGGAAGGCGTTTCTGCGGTGGGGTGTCTTTCTATCTCCTCGCACGGCACTATTTTCGTGTGGAAATCCGTATTCCGAAAGCGCCGCTGGTGGATACGATTTTCCATAGACGTATCTACACATGATTCTTATAATAATGGGCTACCTTCCCCTTAAACCTGCCTTAATCCCTCGTTATCTTCCCCAAGTAGGAGTTCTCTTCCATGTCACGGCTCCCAGGCGGGCTCCGTACATTCGGGCCGTTCCCAATCGTTTTGTCTCTTCTCTGCACGCTGATTGCGTCGCAGGCATGGGGAGCAAAACGCGCGGAGATGGCTGAGTCGTACAGCGCCACGGTAGTGCCGTTTATGAAGAGTTACTGCCTGGATTGCCACTCAGGCGACTCCGCCGAGGCAGGGCTCGAT
This genomic interval carries:
- a CDS encoding 3-hydroxyacyl-ACP dehydratase FabZ family protein, with translation MKFSLIDQISEIHPGERISAIKCLSLAEEYLQDHFPRFPVMPGVLMLEAMTQTGAWLVRVTNNFSHSLTVLKEARNVKYGNFVEPGEMLIVKAELVKMDGNLASLKVSGELAGNVAVSSRIVLESYNSSGTDEPNITDQNAIRQLKQQYELLYRQHSAV
- a CDS encoding acyl carrier protein, which encodes MAPSDDEVFEKVREALVDALGVDEEEVVPEATMVGDLGAESIDFLDIVFRLEKAFGITIPRDELFPEDILTNAEYVQGGKVTDEGLAELKKRMPFADLSKFEANPVVSDFGNLLTVNDMCSYVKSKLA
- a CDS encoding 3-hydroxyacyl-ACP dehydratase FabZ family protein, with protein sequence MRWFWIDKFIEFKSGESAKAVKCVSLAEDHLHDHFRYLPVMPHSLVIEGIAQTGGLLAGEVYDFRERVVLAKVAKAIFHGTAHPGDQLTYTATMNDIRENGAYVSATSHIGDQLHAEVELFFAHLNDKDQQRELFFPADLLSMLRLLGLYEVGLAKDGSPLQPPDYMIQAEIELTKTPSIS
- a CDS encoding beta-ketoacyl-[acyl-carrier-protein] synthase family protein, coding for MTRRVVVTGVGMVNPMGHDVETVWKGLKEGASGVGYTTIFDASNFPTKISAEVKNWDVTKCGEKIADWEKAGRHTRFAVGAAKQAVESSGVLDSIKDPTRFGVYLGCGEGDQDFHTFTNMVVAAISSGNGDWDKSAFITKGLATLDSQREMEQDPSMPCGHLASLFNAQGPNLNCLTACAASSQAIGEARELIKRGTCDVMLSGGAHSMIHPFGVTGFNLLTALSTRNDEPTKASRPFDRERDGFVLGEGASMVVLEELEHAKARGATIFGEIIGYGTTADAFRITDTHPEGRGGIACMKMAMEDAGIGPEQVNYVNAHGTSTTVNDKVETLCCKEAFGEEWAKKIPVSSTKSMMGHLIAAAGVTEAIVCMLAIRDNVLPPTINYENPDDNCDLDYVPNVAREAKVDIALNNSFGFGGQNITLALSRFKD